From Salvia splendens isolate huo1 chromosome 3, SspV2, whole genome shotgun sequence, a single genomic window includes:
- the LOC121793900 gene encoding GRF1-interacting factor 1-like — translation MQQHLMQMQPMMAAYYPSNVTTDHIQQYLDENKSLILKIVESQNSGKLSECAENQARLQRNLMYLAAIADSQPQPPTMHSQAGGAHYLQQAQQQSLMAARSSMLYGSQPYPSLQQQALHNQLGMSSGGLMLQGEPHSAAASSGLGFPDFVRGGSSDGRGMGKQDMGSEVRGDGGETLYLRSSEDGN, via the exons ATGCAGCAGCACCTGATGCAGATGCAGCCCATGATGGCAGCCTACTATCCCAGCAACGTCACTACTGATCATATTCAACAG TATCTGGATGAGAACAAATCGCTGATTCTGAAGATTGTGGAGAGCCAAAACTCGGGAAAGCTTAGTGAGTGTGCGGA GAACCAAGCGAGACTTCAAAGAAACTTGATGTATCTCGCCGCCATTGCTGATTCACAGCCCCAACCACCAACCATGCATTCTCAG GCGGGCGGCGCGCACTACCTGCAGCAGGCTCAGCAGCAGTCCCTGATGGCGGCGCGCTCTTCTATGCTGTACGGATCCCAGCCGTACCCGTCGCTGCAGCAGCAGGCCCTGCACAACCAGCTCGGTATGAGCTCCGGGGGGCTCATGCTGCAGGGGGAGCCTCACAGCGCCGCTGCCAGCTCGGGCCTCGGATTCCCGGACTTTGTGCGCGGGGGCAGCAGCGACGGGAGGGGTATGGGCAAGCAGGATATGGGGAGCGAGGTCCGCGGCGACGGAGGCGAGACGCTCTACTTGAGAAGCTCCGAAGATGGGAATTGA